One genomic region from Microcystis panniformis FACHB-1757 encodes:
- a CDS encoding M15 family metallopeptidase, which translates to MKPIDDIPEALRDNQYRKTTNPNGLIAIASGLLALVGTGLIAIAVLNRPPATVQKPVINPSPPIKATPSPIENILGHLPYQEAPETELAPITGDGAMRLRKPAAKAFIEMQSDARRSGVILMPISAFRSKATQEKLFFEVKKQRNQQTRKRAEVSAPPGYSEHHTGYAIDIGDGRAPATNLSSSFANTAAFRWLQNNAAQYSFELSFPENNPQGINYEPWHWRFVGDSHSLETFYKAQQLGKQK; encoded by the coding sequence GTGAAACCGATCGATGATATTCCCGAAGCTTTGCGGGACAACCAGTACAGAAAAACTACTAATCCTAATGGTCTCATAGCGATCGCAAGCGGTTTACTTGCTCTGGTGGGAACCGGCCTAATTGCCATAGCAGTCTTGAATCGTCCCCCTGCTACCGTACAAAAACCGGTTATTAACCCATCACCCCCCATTAAAGCCACTCCTAGCCCCATTGAGAACATTTTAGGTCATTTACCCTATCAAGAGGCCCCGGAGACGGAATTAGCCCCCATTACTGGGGATGGTGCTATGCGTTTAAGGAAACCGGCAGCCAAGGCTTTTATCGAGATGCAGAGTGACGCGAGAAGGTCGGGGGTGATTTTAATGCCGATTTCCGCATTTCGATCGAAAGCAACCCAAGAAAAGCTCTTTTTTGAAGTTAAAAAACAACGCAATCAGCAAACCCGCAAACGAGCAGAAGTGAGCGCACCTCCGGGTTACAGCGAACATCATACCGGTTATGCGATCGATATTGGCGATGGTCGCGCTCCCGCAACGAATTTAAGTAGCAGTTTTGCTAATACTGCCGCTTTTCGTTGGTTGCAAAATAACGCTGCCCAGTATAGTTTTGAGTTATCTTTCCCTGAAAATAATCCCCAGGGTATTAATTATGAACCTTGGCACTGGCGTTTTGTCGGGGATAGTCACAGTTTAGAAACTTTTTATAAAGCCCAACAATTAGGAAAACAAAAATAA
- a CDS encoding HEAT repeat domain-containing protein, giving the protein MIDWTPYLKSISDSEKYAQWETFYTLTDVEGKTRPSKTAPLLRDLWVQTIEKEPQNPQERAERPEKPERFTVLDGLRKYATNHVLLKGRPGSGKSTALARLLLEESVGAQSLRLNQQNQAKIIQIPILIELRLYETSILDLILQFLKRHQLIIDSNTLESWLLENQNFSPLLLFDGINELPSDTARQKLKNFRQQYAEIPMIFTTRDLGSDDLDIEKKLEMLPLTGRQMEDFVKTYLPEKGEEMLKQLGNRLKELAETPLLLWMLCSVFDNNENKIPANLGLVFQIFTGIYDKKLKADVPTYQESRDWWRELLQVLAWKMTQGESKTEIQVAISRTEAEEELSKFIKNKGFPEYYSKQWLKDLLKYHLIHLEGNDKIAFRHQLIQEYYTAEELKKKLPHLRDEQLQWDYLNYLKWTEPMALLLGLLDNETQAKRVVKLGLEIDLKLGARLAGEVNFKFQKQTVGLVLGLDVPKRFKVELLGLTKSNEVVNELSQALKDSDWDVRRNAVEALANIGSETAIPGLLKALEDSHEYVRRKAAEVLAEIGSETAIAGLFKVLEHSDKDVRGKAAFALGNIGTETAIPGLLKALKDSDKDVRSNAVVALCKIGSETAIAGLFKVLEHSDKDVRGKAVAALGNIASETAIPGLLKALEHSDNDVRRNAVAALGNIASETVISGWDVRRKAAFALAEIGSETAIPELLKALEDSDKNVRRKAAFALAEIGSETAIAGLLKALEHSDDYVRVYAAFALGKIGSETAIGGLLKALEDSYGSVRENAAFALGKIGSETAIGGLLKALEESNKDVRRKAVEALGKIGSETAIAGLLKALEDSDGFVRSNAAEALGKIGSGAAIPDLLKALEDSNDDVRVYAAFALGKIGSETAIGGLLKALEESDWYVRWKAAEALGKIGSETAIPGLLKALEHSDDYVRWNAAEALGKIGSETAIPGLLKALEDSYGFVRMKAAEALGNIGSETAIPGLLKALEDSNEDVRWNAAFALGKIGSETAIPGLLKALEHSDGFVRRKAAEALGKIGSGAAIPDLLKALEHSYGSVRGKAAEALGKIGSEAAIPGLLKALEDSEGYVRRYAAEALGNIGTETAMTELIKCLKNPDFVTLNNGDTLSQARKALDTIQNKLKYYHPLSQPMNQQVYISYNWQEDSNEMANQLVQAFAAKGIEIIRDKTHTTYKDSIKNFMQQIGQGKCVVAVISDRYLKSENCMFELVEIARNGDFYQRIFPIILPDAIIHKDFERIDYLKYWEDEKAKLQAKYKQIDLAKTNSILETVNLYDEIRGNIDNLTNILKDMNTLNIDLHRQSEFAAMIKAVETKLAEDSQNI; this is encoded by the coding sequence ATGATTGACTGGACTCCCTATCTCAAATCAATCTCGGACTCGGAAAAGTACGCCCAATGGGAGACATTTTACACCCTCACGGACGTAGAGGGAAAAACACGCCCGTCGAAAACTGCACCTTTGCTAAGGGATTTGTGGGTGCAGACGATTGAAAAAGAACCACAAAACCCACAAGAAAGAGCAGAAAGACCAGAAAAACCCGAAAGATTCACTGTTTTAGATGGTTTACGCAAGTATGCAACTAATCACGTTCTTTTAAAAGGTCGTCCCGGTTCAGGAAAATCGACCGCTTTAGCCAGATTATTATTAGAAGAATCTGTAGGAGCGCAAAGCTTGCGCCTAAATCAACAAAATCAGGCTAAAATCATTCAAATTCCCATTCTCATCGAATTACGCTTGTATGAAACCTCAATTCTTGATTTAATTTTACAATTCCTGAAACGCCATCAATTAATTATTGATAGTAATACCCTAGAAAGTTGGCTGTTAGAAAATCAGAATTTTAGCCCATTATTATTATTTGATGGTATCAATGAATTGCCCTCAGATACTGCACGACAGAAATTAAAAAACTTTCGCCAGCAGTATGCAGAAATCCCGATGATTTTCACCACAAGGGATTTAGGCAGCGACGACTTAGATATTGAAAAAAAGCTGGAAATGCTCCCCCTGACTGGACGACAGATGGAAGATTTTGTCAAGACCTATTTGCCCGAAAAAGGCGAAGAAATGCTTAAACAGTTGGGAAATCGTCTCAAGGAATTGGCAGAAACTCCTCTACTTTTGTGGATGCTTTGTTCAGTTTTTGATAATAATGAAAACAAAATTCCTGCTAATTTAGGCTTAGTTTTCCAGATTTTTACAGGAATTTATGACAAGAAATTAAAAGCAGATGTTCCTACTTACCAAGAATCGCGAGATTGGTGGCGAGAATTGCTGCAAGTGTTAGCTTGGAAAATGACCCAAGGGGAGTCAAAAACCGAGATTCAGGTGGCTATTTCCCGAACAGAAGCAGAGGAAGAATTAAGCAAATTTATCAAAAATAAAGGATTCCCAGAATATTACAGTAAGCAGTGGTTAAAGGATTTACTGAAATATCATCTAATTCACCTAGAAGGTAATGATAAAATTGCTTTTCGCCACCAACTGATTCAAGAATATTACACGGCTGAGGAATTAAAGAAAAAGTTACCCCATCTCAGGGATGAGCAGTTACAGTGGGACTATTTGAATTATCTCAAATGGACGGAACCTATGGCGTTGCTGTTGGGGTTATTGGATAATGAAACCCAAGCAAAACGGGTGGTTAAATTAGGGTTAGAGATTGATTTAAAATTAGGAGCGAGGTTAGCAGGAGAAGTCAACTTTAAGTTTCAAAAGCAGACAGTGGGGTTAGTGCTTGGGTTGGATGTACCGAAACGGTTTAAGGTGGAATTATTGGGATTAACAAAGTCTAATGAAGTTGTTAATGAGTTAAGTCAAGCTTTAAAAGACTCTGATTGGGATGTTCGTAGGAACGCAGTCGAGGCTTTGGCTAATATTGGCTCAGAAACAGCCATTCCGGGATTACTCAAGGCTTTAGAAGACTCTCATGAGTATGTTCGTAGGAAGGCAGCCGAGGTTTTGGCTGAGATTGGCTCAGAAACAGCCATTGCGGGATTATTCAAGGTTTTAGAACACTCTGATAAAGATGTTCGTGGGAAGGCAGCCTTCGCTTTGGGTAACATTGGCACAGAAACAGCCATTCCGGGATTACTCAAGGCTTTAAAAGATTCTGATAAAGATGTTCGTAGCAACGCAGTCGTGGCTTTGTGTAAAATTGGCTCAGAAACAGCCATTGCGGGGTTATTCAAGGTTTTAGAACACTCTGATAAAGATGTTCGTGGGAAGGCAGTCGCGGCTTTGGGTAACATTGCCTCGGAAACAGCCATTCCGGGGTTACTCAAGGCTTTAGAACACTCTGATAATGATGTTCGTAGGAACGCAGTCGCGGCTTTGGGTAACATTGCCTCGGAAACAGTCATTTCTGGTTGGGATGTTCGTCGGAAGGCAGCCTTCGCCTTGGCTGAGATTGGCTCAGAAACAGCCATTCCGGAGTTACTCAAGGCTTTAGAAGACTCTGATAAGAATGTTCGTCGGAAGGCAGCCTTCGCCTTGGCTGAGATTGGCTCGGAAACAGCCATTGCGGGATTACTCAAGGCTTTAGAACACTCTGATGATTATGTTCGTGTGTACGCAGCCTTCGCTTTGGGTAAGATTGGCTCGGAAACAGCCATTGGGGGGTTACTCAAGGCTTTAGAAGACTCTTATGGTTCTGTTCGTGAGAACGCAGCCTTCGCTTTGGGTAAGATTGGCTCGGAAACAGCCATTGGGGGGTTACTCAAGGCTTTGGAAGAATCTAATAAAGATGTTCGTAGGAAGGCAGTCGAGGCTTTGGGTAAGATTGGTTCAGAAACAGCCATTGCGGGGTTACTCAAGGCTTTAGAAGACTCTGATGGGTTTGTTCGTAGTAACGCAGCCGAGGCTTTGGGTAAGATTGGCTCGGGAGCGGCTATTCCGGATTTACTCAAGGCTTTAGAAGACTCTAATGATGATGTTCGTGTGTACGCAGCCTTCGCTTTGGGTAAGATTGGCTCGGAAACAGCCATTGGGGGGTTACTCAAGGCTTTGGAAGAATCTGATTGGTATGTTCGTTGGAAGGCAGCCGAGGCTTTGGGTAAGATTGGCTCAGAAACAGCCATTCCGGGATTACTCAAGGCTTTAGAACACTCTGATGATTATGTTCGTTGGAACGCAGCCGAGGCTTTGGGTAAGATTGGCTCAGAAACAGCCATTCCGGGATTACTCAAGGCTTTAGAAGACTCTTATGGGTTTGTTCGTATGAAAGCAGCCGAGGCTTTGGGTAATATTGGCTCAGAAACAGCCATTCCGGGATTACTCAAGGCTTTAGAAGACTCTAATGAGGATGTTCGTTGGAACGCAGCCTTCGCTTTGGGTAAGATTGGCTCAGAAACAGCCATTCCGGGATTACTCAAGGCTTTAGAACACTCTGATGGGTTTGTTCGTAGGAAGGCAGCCGAGGCTTTGGGTAAGATTGGCTCGGGAGCGGCTATTCCGGATTTACTCAAGGCTTTAGAACACTCTTATGGTTCTGTTCGTGGGAAGGCAGCCGAGGCTTTGGGTAAGATTGGCTCGGAAGCGGCTATTCCGGGGTTACTCAAGGCTTTAGAAGACTCTGAGGGTTATGTTCGTAGGTACGCAGCTGAGGCTTTGGGTAATATTGGCACAGAAACAGCGATGACTGAACTTATCAAATGCCTGAAAAATCCTGATTTTGTCACATTAAATAATGGCGATACTCTCTCTCAAGCTAGAAAAGCACTAGACACAATTCAAAACAAACTTAAATACTATCACCCCCTCTCCCAACCCATGAATCAACAAGTTTACATCTCCTACAACTGGCAGGAAGACAGCAACGAAATGGCTAATCAACTCGTCCAAGCTTTTGCCGCTAAAGGAATTGAGATTATTCGGGATAAAACCCACACCACCTATAAAGACTCCATCAAAAACTTTATGCAGCAAATTGGACAGGGGAAATGTGTCGTCGCCGTCATCAGCGATAGATACTTAAAATCAGAAAACTGTATGTTTGAATTAGTAGAAATTGCCAGAAATGGTGACTTTTATCAAAGAATATTCCCGATTATTTTACCAGATGCCATAATTCATAAAGACTTCGAGCGCATAGACTACCTGAAATATTGGGAAGACGAAAAAGCAAAACTACAAGCCAAATACAAACAAATTGATTTAGCTAAAACTAATAGTATCCTAGAGACAGTAAACTTATATGATGAAATCAGGGGCAATATTGATAATCTAACTAACATTCTTAAAGATATGAATACTCTCAATATCGACTTACACCGCCAATCGGAATTTGCAGCTATGATTAAAGCAGTAGAAACTAAGCTTGCAGAGGATAGTCAAAATATTTAA
- a CDS encoding type II toxin-antitoxin system Phd/YefM family antitoxin, translated as MTKYLNITETGQKLVEWSEQMTDEPIIITKEGQPIMVALNYAQIESWLETLDILEDKEFAEILSEAIQQDQSGQRITWEDAKKQLGW; from the coding sequence ATGACTAAATATCTAAACATTACTGAAACAGGACAAAAGCTGGTTGAATGGTCTGAGCAAATGACTGACGAACCTATTATTATTACCAAAGAAGGTCAACCCATTATGGTTGCCCTGAATTACGCTCAAATTGAATCTTGGTTGGAAACTCTTGATATTTTAGAAGACAAAGAGTTTGCCGAAATCCTATCTGAAGCGATTCAACAGGATCAATCAGGACAAAGAATTACTTGGGAAGATGCTAAAAAACAACTGGGTTGGTAA
- a CDS encoding type II toxin-antitoxin system RelE family toxin: protein MEYQIQLIPLALSFLSKITDKRIQQEIRKRIEKLKIEPDKQGKALSGKLKGYRSVRAVGQRYRIVYRVEEAQIIVIVIGVGIRKQGDKKDIYALLEKLINNE, encoded by the coding sequence ATGGAATATCAAATACAATTAATTCCTCTTGCTTTAAGCTTTTTATCTAAAATTACCGATAAACGCATTCAGCAAGAAATTCGCAAACGGATTGAAAAGCTAAAAATTGAACCGGATAAACAAGGTAAAGCCCTTTCAGGTAAACTTAAAGGATATCGTAGCGTTAGGGCAGTTGGTCAAAGATATCGGATTGTCTATCGTGTTGAAGAAGCTCAAATTATTGTTATTGTTATTGGAGTTGGAATTCGTAAACAAGGTGATAAGAAAGATATTTATGCCCTTCTTGAAAAATTAATTAATAATGAATAA
- a CDS encoding HEAT repeat domain-containing protein — protein MVQQLNNTQIAINTLLNKLNDSLPQIRAKAAEALGKIGNSSLADTLVSHLIGENDLNVRLNLIRALGEIGNESAIPYLASYLSDTNPDIRIITAESLGKIGGEKAISYLIQSLQDTEVKVRVTATIALGEIGLEDVIPDLVNVCYDEDDSVRFSAVDALGKIGSRYAVN, from the coding sequence ATGGTTCAGCAACTTAATAACACCCAAATCGCCATCAATACTTTATTGAATAAACTCAACGATTCTCTCCCCCAGATCCGCGCTAAAGCTGCCGAAGCCTTGGGCAAAATTGGCAATAGCAGCCTTGCCGATACCTTAGTATCCCATTTAATAGGAGAAAATGATCTTAATGTTCGCCTAAATCTGATTCGAGCTTTAGGAGAAATTGGCAATGAATCCGCAATTCCTTATCTAGCTTCCTACTTATCTGATACTAATCCCGATATTCGGATAATCACGGCGGAATCTCTCGGAAAAATTGGTGGTGAAAAAGCAATATCCTATCTCATTCAATCCCTACAAGATACGGAAGTAAAAGTTCGTGTCACAGCCACAATTGCTTTAGGTGAAATTGGACTAGAAGATGTTATTCCTGATCTAGTAAATGTTTGTTACGATGAAGATGATAGCGTTCGTTTCAGTGCTGTTGATGCCCTCGGCAAAATTGGCTCTCGTTATGCAGTAAACTGA
- a CDS encoding HEAT repeat domain-containing protein, producing MKLSTESLDLVIRTLAKRLFTDKNPSIRIKAAQSLAKLATEKAIPTLCQALEIEADLNVSFAIMDAIIVISNLQSFNPMSETPKYDLRGANIANFADTVQGDQKAVQHNYATPQNLAEAAQEIQQLISQLTQTYPTNTEIEKQTFVAQVDAEIKKNSRLRSILIPGGIELIKVLCPPLGIPIEMGKKWLETANLSD from the coding sequence ATGAAATTGAGTACAGAATCCCTCGATTTAGTTATCAGAACTCTTGCCAAAAGACTATTCACAGACAAGAATCCAAGTATTCGGATTAAAGCCGCTCAATCCTTAGCTAAACTTGCCACCGAAAAAGCCATTCCCACTCTATGTCAAGCCCTAGAAATTGAAGCCGATCTTAATGTCAGTTTTGCCATTATGGATGCTATAATTGTCATCAGTAATCTTCAATCTTTTAATCCTATGTCAGAAACTCCTAAATATGACCTTCGTGGAGCAAATATTGCTAACTTTGCCGATACGGTACAAGGAGATCAAAAAGCCGTTCAACATAATTACGCCACACCCCAAAATTTAGCCGAAGCCGCCCAAGAAATCCAACAACTTATCAGCCAACTCACCCAAACTTATCCCACTAATACCGAAATTGAAAAACAAACTTTTGTCGCACAAGTTGACGCAGAAATCAAGAAAAATTCTCGCTTAAGAAGCATTTTAATCCCGGGAGGAATTGAATTAATTAAAGTCCTCTGTCCTCCCCTCGGTATTCCCATTGAAATGGGTAAAAAATGGCTAGAAACTGCTAATTTAAGTGATTAA